The following proteins are co-located in the Hemicordylus capensis ecotype Gifberg chromosome 11, rHemCap1.1.pri, whole genome shotgun sequence genome:
- the DKC1 gene encoding H/ACA ribonucleoprotein complex subunit DKC1: MADEPGSVSKKHKKKKERKSLLAEDVADIQYSEEFFIKPESRVAQLDTSQWPLLLKNFDKLNLRTAHYTPLPSGCNPLKREIAEYVRTGFINLDKPSNPSSHEVVAWIRRILRVEKTGHSGTLDPKVTGCLIVCIERATRLVKSQQSAGKEYVGIIRLHNAIESEAQLSRAIETLTGALFQRPPLIAAVKRQLRVRTIYESKLVEYDPERRLGIFWVSCEAGTYIRTLCVHLGLLLGVGGQMQELRRVRSGVMGEKDHMVTMHDVLDAQWQYDNNKDESYLRRVIFPLEKLLTSHKRLVMKDSAVNAICYGAKIMLPGLLRYEDGIEVNQEIVVITTKGEAICTAIALMTTAVISTCDHGVVAKIKRVIMERDTYPRKWGLGPKASQKKMMIKQGLLDTHGKPNEKTPQTWKKDYVDFSRTAVKKEEAAAEVEPEGVLKRKREAESDGEQGAAASSPPASPELQTEIKKKKKKKKKKMESAESSGELTEMASDTSAKKKKKKKKQKEMEESSE, encoded by the exons AGATGTTGCT GACATTCAATACTCAGAAGAATTCTTTATCAAGCCTGAATCCAGAGTGGCTCAGCTGGACACATCAcagtggcctctgcttctcaag AAttttgacaagctgaacctaaggacagcgcactacacacccctcccctctgGCTGCAATCCCTTGAAAAGAGAGATTGCTGAGTATGTGAG GACGGGCTTCATCAACCTGGATAAACCATCCAATCCTTCTTCCCATGAGGTGGTGGCCTGGATCCGTCGCATCCTCCGTGTTGAGAAGACGGGACATAGTGGCACATTGGACCCCAAAGTGACAGGGTGCCTGATTGTCTGCATTGAGCGTGCAACACGGCTGGTCAAGTCTCAGCAAAGTGCAG GCAAAGAGTATGTGGGAATCATACGGCTGCACAATGCAATAGAGAGTGAGGCTCAGCTTTCAAGG GCAATAGAAACTCTGACAGGAGCCCTCTTTCAGCGACCCCCACTCATTGCTGCAGTGAAGAGGCAGCTGAGAGTCCGAACCATCTATGAAAGCAAGCTGGTAGAATATGATCCTGAAAGGCGGCTGG gTATCTTCTGGGTGAGCTGTGAAGCCGGGACCTACATTCGGACTCTCTGTGTGCACCTGGGTTTGCTGCTGGGGGTTGGAGGTCAGATGCAGGAGCTCCGCCGAGTGCGCTCCGGGGTCATGGGAGAGAAG GACCACATGGTGACCATGCACGATGTGCTGGATGCTCAGTGGCAATACGACAACAACAAGGATGAGAGTTATCTCCGGAGAGTGATCTTCCCCCTAGAGAAGCTGCTGACATCCCACAAGCGGCTGGTGATGAAAGATAGTGCG GTGAATGCCATCTGCTACGGTGCAAAGATCATGCTGCCTGGCCTACTACGGTATGAAGATGGCATTGAGGTCAATCAGGAGATTGTTGTGATCACCACGAAAGGAGAGGCAATCTGCACAG CCATTGCCCTGATGACGACTGCTGTCATCTCCACGTGTGACCACGGAGTTGTGGCCAAGATCAAGCGTGTGATCATGGAAAGAGACACCTACCCTCGCAAGTGGGGACTTGGCCCAAAG GCCTCTCAGAAGAAGATGATGATCAAACAAGGCTTGTTGGACACCCATGGCAAGCCCAACGAGAAAACTCCCCAGACCTGGAAGAAGGACTATGTGGACTTCAGTAG GACTGCTGTCAAGAAAGAAGAAGCAGCTGCCGAAGTGGAGCCAGAGGGGGTGCTAAAG aggaagagagaggcgGAGAGTGATGGGGAACAGGGAGCAGCAGCCTCTTCTCCCCCAGCCTCTCCAGAGCTGCAGACAGAGatcaagaaaaagaagaagaagaaaaagaagaagatggagtCTGCCGAGAGCAGTGGCGAGCTGACAGAAATG GCCAGTGACACAagtgcaaagaagaagaagaagaaaaagaagcaaaaagaaatggaagaaagTTCAGAGTAA